Genomic window (Primulina eburnea isolate SZY01 chromosome 8, ASM2296580v1, whole genome shotgun sequence):
GGAATACATAAAAGTTAACTCAAGAGCTCTATTTATATATAGATCGTGAATATGGAATCCAGAAAACAAGAACCAATCCCTGCCTGTATTTTCCAGAAACAGATAATTATGTATTAAAAATTCAATGTGTATTGTTTGCAGTTGGAGGTTTCTTggatcatgtcatgaaaatttCAATGTCCCGAGTGTCTATTTAATTTAGTTCCATTTGCAGGATCGAACTCCCTAGGTTAGACTTAGAATAAACGGCGGGAAGAAGACAGGTTTGCTGGTGATAGTTACAATTTCTATCTTGGGAAAATGGTGATATTACATATGATGTTTGACTCGCGACTTTGGAGTGCAAGATCTAAGggctttttaaataaatattataaattaaaaaaaaaattagaaatataacagattttaaaattttaaaaaaatatgataagGTGGGGTTTGTAACCCCGCTTCATTGAGGAGTCGGGGTCTCTGCTAATTGTGTTTTTCGAGGAGTCGGGGTTTAAGAACCCGACTCCTTGATCGCTACAGTAACCACCGCGAATTCCGGGACAAATGTCTGATTGAAATATATTCATTGAATcctcttttgttttttttatgctTTCTTCCCACTATATATGTATAACTTACATGAATAATAATTCATTCGTATTGAAATTGATAAAGATGCATTTGGCGATGATGTGGTAGTGTATTTTATAGCTGAATGTTGGTTATATATAAAGGTATTTTTTCTTCAACATtttgtttcaattttatttaCATGTACTAATTTATctctttatttaaaataaattttggtgcTCTGTAAAAAAATCCGAACAAGTTAGATGAAGCATTTTTTTCTCCTATGATCTATAAGTGAAGCTTTTATAGATGTTTATTATTTTCTACATGATTTTCttattgttgatattgtattatttatatGTAGTGTGTAATATTGTTTAAAGAAAATGAGTGCAAtggttaatttattaaaaaaaaacttgttttttttttctctaaaaTCCATCactttaaatataatgaaaattttgaCTAAATGAGAAataattttgtgatttttattaaatttcaggtatgtgatttttattaaaaaacttGATTTTACAAATACTAATTTATCTCTTTGTTTAAACTTAATTTGCAAAGTTAGACGAAGTATTTTTGTTTTCTATACTCTGTAAGTGAAATTTTATAGATGCTTATTAATTCTACATGATTATCttattgttgatattgtattatttatatGTTGTGTGtgatatatttaataaaatgacgacaatgtttaatttattaaaatgaaCTTTTTCTTTCCTCTAAAATCAATCACTTTACGATCATGGTTAATTTATTCAGAATTTCATAGTTTTATAACATATGTTGTGTTgtgattaattataattatattcaCGTAACACAGAAAATGGACACTATATCAGTGGCGTTATATGTCAATGGTTATGTAGTTGCACAACAAGGAACTGTGGAATACAGCAAGCCTgctgtgaagatgatgatggtACCATGTTCCATAACTTATTCTGATTTGATGAAGAGATTGTATAAAAAGTTAAATATTAACAGCAAGGAATTTATGTTGAAGTTGGCAGCCAAATATGCCTACATGGAGATGACGCATAGAATAGAGTTTCAACTTTGTATCGAAGATGACGATAATTTACATTTTATGACATCTCAGATTGACCTGTGGTGTTTACATTTGTATATTGAGTCTGAGTCGGTACAAAATAATGTTTGTTCCAATGCTCTAGAAGCCTACATCCCATGTATTACACAAGGATTTAGTACAATGGGCTTCGATGATGGAGGAGGCACTTCAAATGTTGTTGTGGGTGAAGATGAACAGCCAAATAATTGGGATCGATATGTGAATAATCATGTGGTTGAACAAACCATTCCATGGGCAGATGATGGGCGTAGATGGGAGTCTAGTGCAAGAAGAAGGTGTAATCCGTATGAAATTACTCTGTACACATCATATGATGAACAAACGAGATGTGATTTCTTTATGGATAGTTACCACGATGAGGATATTGATGAAGATTCACCTTCCAACGATTTTGGAGATGGTAATGTCGATGAAAATGATGGTAATAATGCATTTGAACGTGATGTCGGTTATTCACAAGTTCCAAATTAGGGTACATCATCTCAAGCATGGAGGCAAGGTACGGTGCCTGACAATATTCAAGCGGATAGGTCGATAATCTGTGAAGATCCACCATTTTTCAGCCAAGTGTACGATGAGCAAATTCCAGATTCTACAGATCTCCCATATGCAAGTCGCACGACCTTTTACAACCCTGAAAGAGGCGATTTGTGCATCAACATGATATTCAAAGACAAAAAAGAACTGATTGCCACTGTCAAGGACTACTCTGTTAGGGTCGCACGACGTGAGTACCGTGTCGTCCAAAGCTCACCGACGTTCTGGAAAGTTTGCTGCAAAAATAAGTCTTCAACTATGCCATGTCATTGGGGTCTTCGAGCATCGCTCAAGGTGAAGTCGGGCTATTGGAAAATCACTAAGTATGGAGGGTCACATACGTGTATCTCTAGTCATGTCGGCCTTGACCATCATAACATGGACATGAACATGGTGGCAAACACTCTTGTGGGTATAGTTCGTTGTGACCCTTCATACGAAATCAAATATGTAATGCAACTGATTAAGGACAAATTTGGGTACAATATTTCGTATCACAAGGCATGGCATAGCTTGAGGCGATCTGTTGAGAATGTTTATGGAACATGGGAAAGTTCTGTTCGACGACTACCGAGATATATGGGCGCCCTCGTGAAGCACAATCCAGGCTCTATCGTTGAGTGGAAccatattgatacgtataacCCAACAGTGAAGATTTTGAACTATGTGTTTTGGGCATTCAGACCGTGCATAGATGGGTTTGAACATTGTCGTACGGTTATTAGCATTGACGGAACCCACTTATATACCAAGTACAAGTAAAAAATGTTGATGGCAGTGGGATTGGATGCAAACAATCAGGTGTTGCCATTGGCTTTTTCGATTGTTGATGAAGAGACGTACGACTCATGGAAATGGTTTCTTGATAATCTAAGCAAACATGTCATTCGTGGGGCTAGAGGTATATGTCTTATCTCTGATAGGCATCGGACTATTGTAAACGCTGTGGATGATGTACCAGATTTCAAACCTCCTCGTGGAGTACATCGTTTTTGTTTCTGCCATGTATGCTCAAACTTCAACAATCAGTTTAAGAATGTTCATTTGAAAGATCTTTGTTGGCGAGGGGGCACTCAACATCAGATACGTAAGTTTGATGCCACAATGGATGCAATTAAAAACCTTAACCCGAATGCGTATCGATATTTGTGTGGGATTCCACGTGAGAAGTGGACGATGGCCCATGATGGTGGATGGCGTCGTGGTGTGATGACGACAAATATGTCCGAGTGTTTGAATGGTGTGTTGAAGGGTGCAAGACGTCTTCCTATTTCAGCAATTGTGCAGTTAACAATTGGACGTTGTGTAAAATATTTCTTCGATCGTAAGGAAAGAATTACCTATATGGTGGCAAACAACCAACCGTGGCCTGATTTTGCATTCCACAAATACGAGAAATGGTCAATCAAATCAAGCAATCACAGTGTTAGCAGATACGAAATCAGTGACAAATCTGCATCTGTAGTAACACGAGGACGACTAGGACATAATGAACATGTACAAGTTGTTAACTTGAGTACTCGTGATTGCTCTTGCGGAAAATGGACAATTTTCGGAATACCTTGCTCTCATGCCATATGTACAGCAAAGTGGTACGGTTTGGACCCGATGGAATTAATGCAGCCGTGTTTTAGTATGCACCGATACGTTAAAACATATGAAGGAAAATTTATCCCAATACCAGATGAAGGATATTGGGATGACGCTGAATTTGAATTAAACCATAACCAATGTCGACGTGAAAAACGAAGAGCTGGTAGACATAGAACATCAAGGATACATAATGAGATGGATCGACCAACAACAAGAGAGAGACATGCTTATGCACGTGGTGGTACATCATAACAATGGAGTTTCATGTGTtgtttatcataataatattaagaTTTGTGTTGCAAGTGAAGTGTGGTTACGTGTATTACGAATGTGTAATATCAacagtttttaaataattgtagTTGTTATTTTGGCTGTAATTGATGTTTGATTTTTTACTTTGACTATTGATATTTTATTCTGTCAATAAATTTATATCatgttatatgatttatataagtataaaaatatgaaataaaaatatgatataaatTTATATCATGTTATATGCACCGATATatcatattattttcaaataaaaatatcataacacaTCCAAAATACAAATAccaaaataaaacaacaaactACAATTGACGAGAATATGAAATCGACATGCATAGAGGATATACTAATACTAGTAGTAATAGAAATGGCTAGTGCCACAACCACGTGGTATACGCACTCGTAGACTTCTTCGCAAGTTCAACTGTTCTGCTTCCATATCCGTATTATGTTCTGTCTCCGTATTGTGTTCTCTGTTTAAACCATATGGATCATTAGCAGATGATGTGGCAGAAAATCCATGGAATGGAATCGGTGAAGTCAAATAGTTTGGACGCACTTCATGATTAAACGAGCGCACTTCATCATCAAACTGTCGATGGTCAGAATTTAGTAGATCAGTGAATGATAACACTGTTAGCAACGTACGGAGTGTGAAAACCGTATTGCATTGATGGGCGATAGTCAACATTAGACATTGTTGATGGTCTATGTGACGTTCCAGACATGTCATGACCACGTGATAACCCACGCATGCAATGTCCATGTGAAGTGGCAGTGACATCGAATCCATGTGGTCTACGATGTTGCTGTGAACCAGATGAGCTACTAGAACCCGATTCACGTCGTCGACGACGGCTACATTCCTCACGATTTTGAAACGAATTTCTACGTGGTATATCATGTTGCACTTCTTCTTCATTAGATACCTTATTCAGTGCATCACGAAGATGTGAACCAATTCTCCAATCATCTTGAATGGCTTCCTCAAGTGCCTCCCTCGATTGTTCATGTACGCTAAGCCCTCTGAATTGATTTGTGAGTGTGGTTGCTTCCTCGTCCTATGTAGCacaaatcatatcaattaaGAAAACATTAGAAAATAAGTACAAATAATTTACTTTGATAAATTTGCATTAACACTAACCACAATGGCTCGGAAATATGCTTGTCCACTGAAGTAACCAATTCCTTCGCTATTTGGAGAAATGAATCGTATAGTGATGTTGTCGTACCATTTCTTATATTGATAGTCCACCATCATGTGTCCAGAGACGAGCATATTCTCCACGATATGTGTTTCCTTATTTTTCCATATCTCAATCAGACCACTATGAAATTCTTTCCAATCAAAATTACGATGTCCTACTCGGGACAAGTTGTGTAGATCATCCCCATCAGTTGCGGGTTCTGGAATTCGTTGTCGCATTCCAAATTGACGCAACACCCGATTTGAACGGTACATTTCCACAATATCAAAACAAATTAGAGGGCATACACATCGCCATATTTCCCCTTGATGTCCTGTGATGAATGCTTGCACATCGAGCGCTTCGAAATTGTAAACAGTCCAATTAAACtgcaattaataaaaaaatgtaaaatcaATATGAGTGTTAATTGAATGTTAGTattaatattgatgaatattgaTTGATAAACACCTGACCATCTTCCATAAGATAAAGTATCTCACGTATAATACGTACTGAGTGGGTAGATGTATGAGTATGACTAAAATGACGAGCCCAcctaaacaaacaaacaaaagtaatttcaaatatttttgtaaCTCAAATGCTAAATTGATTTGAAAAAATTTACCTTGCACCATAAGGAGCAATTGGAAGAATTGTATCATAGTCGTTATCATTTACATCGGGGGCTGCAGGAACAATATGGCAAAAACCATGTACATCAGGACTAAGCGATGTCATCATGCTCCATGCCCAAACCTGCATTAAAGAAAGCACCATTAACAAAGGCCTACAAATTATTTTTGGCTTACAAAAATTGTGAAATTATTATAGACAATATAATAAAGCTACCTGTAAGATCAACAAAGGCCCACAAATTATTTTCCTCCCTATAATTGATGATTTACATAACTCGCGATACAGGAAGGATAATACACCGCTTCCCCAACTATACCTACTCGCCCGTAGAATATTAAGAAGTAGCTGCAAATACATAAGACTCACAACACCACCACGAGAATCAGGGAACATGCATCCTCCAATTACCATCAGGGCAATACATCGAGTCTATTGCACCACCTCCAAGTCTGAACTGTCGTTGTCAATCTGATTTTCTATGCAGTGTGTGTCTAAAACAGATATCGATAAGCGTCCTCCAGTCACTAAAGATGCAGTGGGTGCAAAACCTAGTAACTCGACACATTTTTTACGCCATTCTTCAGCTGTGTGACTCATGCCGGTTCCCGTTACAGGTTGACCCTTAATATTCAAACCACATATTATTTCAACATCCTGGAGTGTGACGGTGGCCTCACCAACACGTAGGTGGAATGTATGAGTCTCACGTCTCCACCTCTCAACTAAAGCTGTAATTAGATGGTTATCAATAGGTCGAAAGCCACATCGGAGAACACCATATAACCCCATCTCATTCAAGAGGGTCAGAACACGATTGTGAATTAAGCCATAACTATAAAGTTTCGAAATTCGGTTATCCGATCGTCTGACTTCTGAAATGGTATCGATGTTATCGCTTGATATTGTTCTTGAGATATGAGTCTCCTGCAAGTGAAGGACACTAGGGTCGACCGGTTTGATATATGCCCCCATCTTGTAAAAAATAACaagaataatttattattaattagaaataataatattccttcaaaaaaatagaaataataatacaaatttataattatatttttaaaattacaatatttttttaagtcCAAAAAGctaataaaacattattttgttatatttttacaattaatatattttttaagtgtacaaaaattaaatttattttaggaAAGTTCAGtatatttatgttatgagaaaaatgctataatattttttatatatatttacttaaaaatatttgaatattatcatttatgataCAAAAAAATGAGTAtactatttaatattttaaat
Coding sequences:
- the LOC140839232 gene encoding uncharacterized protein, which gives rise to MAVGLDANNQVLPLAFSIVDEETYDSWKWFLDNLSKHVIRGARGICLISDRHRTIVNAVDDVPDFKPPRGVHRFCFCHVCSNFNNQFKNVHLKDLCWRGGTQHQIRKFDATMDAIKNLNPNAYRYLCGIPREKWTMAHDGGWRRGVMTTNMSECLNGVLKGARRLPISAIVQLTIGRCVKYFFDRKERITYMVANNQPWPDFAFHKYEKWSIKSSNHSVSRYEISDKSASVVTRGRLGHNEHVQVVNLSTRDCSCGKWTIFGIPCSHAICTAKWYGLDPMELMQPCFSMHRYVKTYEGKFIPIPDEGYWDDAEFELNHNQCRREKRRAGRHRTSRIHNEMDRPTTRERHAYARGGTS
- the LOC140839233 gene encoding serine/threonine-protein phosphatase 7 long form homolog, coding for MGLYGVLRCGFRPIDNHLITALVERWRRETHTFHLRVGEATVTLQDVEIICGLNIKGQPVTGTGMSHTAEEWRKKCVELLGFAPTASLVTGGRLSISVLDTHCIENQIDNDSSDLELLLNILRASRYSWGSGVLSFLYRELCKSSIIGRKIICGPLLILQVWAWSMMTSLSPDVHGFCHIVPAAPDVNDNDYDTILPIAPYGARWARHFSHTHTSTHSVRIIREILYLMEDGQFNWTVYNFEALDVQAFITGHQGEIWRCVCPLICFDIVEMYRSNRWSD